AAGTGTATGACGGTGGAACAGTGAGAGGGAGCTCATCATGGTTCCACGCTGTTGCCTAACTTAACAAGGCAGGGAGATTCACAGTCTGCGGAGTCTCGGGGGAAATTTAGGAGGATCACGAGTCAGGCTCACTAATCTAGGACAAACTCTGACAAACTGGAGGCAGGCAAGATTCGGTCTCAGACAGTTACAGGCGATGCATCACATCTAATTGGACACCAAGGACGGCTGAAGGTGATTCAGTCATGCCTTGCCATGTGTAACTGAACTGATCTACAGTACGAACTGTTCAGTAAAATGTCATTAGCTGAAGGACATATAAGGTCTGCGAACGCATTTTTTGATTCATTCAGAATAAGCATTCAGTATTTATGCACCACATATCTGGAGAAAACTccaagaaaacattttctttattttaaatcagGGCTTTTCTGTTTGCCACTGCCCTTTATTACATCAAATATGGGCCTCGCTAATCAAATCTTATTCTGCACTGTaattttttattcaattttatttagttttattgaaTTTCAGCTTACAATTATCTTCTAGTTTATTATAGTTTTAATCATATGTGTCTTTCATGTTTTAATATATTGTTTCAATGCCTTTTCATGTCTTTGAAATTGCCTTGTTGTTGAAAGGTGCTGTGTAAATAAATTTGTCTTTCCTTGCATTACCAAAGTTGATATATACAGCCATGAACTAGAATTGTCTCATACTGTGCACAAACAGTGAGGCAGTATAGATATATAAACAAGATTAcagaattaatatttttttaacaggaaattGAGCTTTAAAATAACCCAAACATGATCATAATAAACCAATAGATTCACTGTCTATAATGAAGTATTATCTTTCACCTCTCTTTAACTGTGACAAGAACATTGTGTACCTTTTCATTTGCCATACTTCGTAGGTGGTTGTTTTCACTCATggccaaagaaaaaaagtcaccaCCTGCACACACTTATCACCTATGCgttgatttatttaatcactTCTATTCTGCGAGGACACCAGCACCTTCATTACTGTCTTTCAGAGGCTGCAGCAGGTGGAGTTTTAAAGTTACAATGAGGATACAGGTGTCGCATGAAACTAGAAGAATAAGCTTGTCAGGAATGAGGTTAAGTAATGcaccaaagttaggctaaatttttgtgagggaaaaactggcgtggccattttcacaggggCTCCGTGAACTTGTACCTTGAGAAATCTAAACGGAAATGGATTCTATAGGTACTCACAAGTTTCCCCTTCACAGACATGCCCACTTTATGCTAATTCATTGCAGTTTTTGGGCAAAATAATGTGGTTTTTATCATGCAgtacaaatgttatttttacctACTGTATCTGAATAATTCTGAatactggggtccctaaacagtcttTGAATTGCATAGATTGGGTATGACTGGAGAGTGAAGACTTTTGTGGGTTCAGTGAGCccaattttattcatgtgtgatgtcaGTCTCCATAGCAgccatttcattttactgagaCCATTTTTGGAAACTTGAattcactgtataaaatgacctactTTGACTTCTAAGATAATTACATCCTTATGAAACTTTACAAATACAACCTAGAAACATCAGGCATTCGGCAGATGTATGGATTTAATAGGTATATAGGAAACAGGCGGATTTCTGAGCAATTTCCAGAACAGAAGAGATCGATGTAcagttgctaaaaaaaatgacacaaacatctccaaatgtcaaacatttttgaTACCAAATCACAGCTCATGGATTTTCTTTGGTGTTCCTGAAGCTCTTGGTATCCTGATGTGGTATTCTGGAGggatttttggccatttttatCAATTATAGAGAGGTTAATAATGTTAAAATTTAGCATcaaatctgtgtaacaaatggCATCTACAAGTTATGAGACATAATTGAGCATGGCGATCATTTACctccatcataatgttctaagccCTGATACACTCTAGACTTTCAAAGTCTGAATAGGCACCCAACCATAAATCATTATCTATTACAGATTTATGACTAGCGAAACTAGGCTGCATCTCAAATTTATCTTCAGGTTCCCAACTTTCAAATGGTATATATCACATCTATGTGGCATATACTGTTGACCTACTATCTCCCCTTTAAGATCACCTGTCACCCCTAATGGGTCTCAGGTAGGGAGATGGGGAGTGAAAGAGGTTCAACTTTTTAAAAGGTGACTAGTGTTTGCAGGAATTGACTTTTGTCTTTGGAACTGGATCTCCAGGGGAATCTATTCACTGCACCACAGAGGAGACAAAGCAAGTGGTCTGCGTGTTGTCTTCTTCTCATCTTGTCCTGGACAAGATGGACATCACAAAGGGATCCAGTAAGCCAATATAActataaatatttataaatatacatatttacTCACCTGGTATGCTAGTTAAAATTCCTGTCACCATCAGATTCCTCACTGCCGGCTAATAATAAGTTGAAGAATATGCTAAACATATTCATACAAAAGTATGTCAGGGCTTGAATTATCATTTATGACACATCCTTTAGTTTAACAAAGGTTTATGTATTCATGGGATGATCTGGTCCAATGAAGAGAAACCAAAGAGTTGATTAATCAACCGCGAGAGCAGGATGGATTTAACTGTGTAAATACTGGACTCATTGCTCCAAGACAATCTAAACAGAGCTGGTAATTTTCTCTGCTATTTGTTTCCTTATGTTTTCCATGCTGTGCTTGCCATTTACTCACTTCCAGATATCAcctcttttttcctcctgaATTGGCAGAGTGGACTGATTTACATACTCTCTCATCATTGGTTGCCTGGATGTTACACTTCAACAGGCTGCCTTCTGCTCATTGGTTGCAGCTGCAGGAGGGCATGGAAGCTCTCGCACCAAAACAGGCATAAAAGGCAGCGTGTGGGATCAGACACAGAGCAGCATCCAATAAGCAACTCTGAGGAGCCTTGACACAGAGCCGCTGCCAGCTTAACAAACCTGACAGGTGACAGAAAGGCAAGGAAAGAAGCTCAAGGAGAAGACTCACGAGTAACTGCTGAAGGGGAGATTTTCAAGGAATTTAGAAAAGTAGAAGCCAGTGACAGGTGTTGAgatttgcagtgttttaaagcagctgttgtaaccACCAAGAGGAAGTGAGTGAATTGAGGCAGCTTTGGGACATTTTCTTTACTTATTTTGGCCAAAAACCAACAACCAAAAACCAGCATGTCTCTGGAGGTGAAGGAGAAGACCCAGGTGCGTCTAGTCTTCCTGGGGGCAGCAGGAGTAGGCAAGACAGCCCTGATCCAACGCTTCCTCCAAGACACATTTGAGCCCAAACACCGGCGCACAGTGGAGGAGCTGCACAGCAAGGAGTATGACATTGGTGGGGTCAAGATCACAGTAGAGATCCTTGACACCAGTGGCAGCTACTCCTTCCCGGCCATGCGCAAGCTCTCCATCCAAAACAGCGACGCCTTTGCGCTGGTGTACGCCGTGGACGACCCCGAGTCACTGGAGGCTGTAAAGAGCCTCCGAGATGAGATCCTGGAGATCAAGGAGGACAAGTACACGCCAATCGTGGTTGTGGGGAACAAGGTGGACCGGGAGGAGGAGCGCCAGGTGTCCAACGAGGACGTGCTGTCAACCGTGGAGATGGATTGGAACAACAGTTACCTGGAAGCTTCGGCAAAGGAGAACGCCAACGTGGTGGAGGTGTTCAAGGAGCTCCTGCAGCAGGCAAACCTTCCGAGCCGTCTCAGCCCTGCGCTGCGTAGACGCAGGGAGACCTTTCCAAAAGACACCAGCTTCCGGCCGCCCATGAACAAGACCAACAGCTGTATTTTGTCATAATGACATTCAGAGGgaagtgttgttttgtttcatgaaGGGACAAGAGATGAGAGCACTACATGCTGCTGGTCagagaaaaaatataaagaGGAAAGCTTGGACTTCAGTCAGTGGAGGTGTAAAGTGACTCTGGACCAGCAAAGACACTTCAGGGTTCACaactgagaggaagaggaactGAAAAGGTGAATGGTGTAAAGACTGAACTCGAACACACTGCCAGTGGAAAGAAGGAAGCTGCATTAACTACTCAGTTGTTTACTCGATGTAATGTTGTTGCTGCTTATTTGGTGCCATGCTGCTGGTGTTTAGATCAATGTGTACCTTTTAGATTTTAACTGACAATGTTCACTGACATCAAGGTTTGGACTGTTGCTTACCAATTGTTTACTaagggaaagtgtgtgtgtttatgttgtgaTACGTGCAAAGGTATGTCTCATGtaaattgatttaatttaataattcagTGTATGTAGCACATCAtcatgtttacatattttgtacTTGATTCCAGTTTGCCATTGAGCATGATATTACTcttatgttttaaaaagaaaaagtggtgtaATGCAAatgtaaactttgtttttacaatgttttaaggttgtttttttaattttaaatacatgAATTTTCAATACTTTTTCCATGGCATATCATCACAAATGGTAttattttgctgtttatttGACAAATGTAAGTGGAATGTGGATCTAAATGTGTAATAAAAGATATAAGCACAAAAATATGGCATTTGTTGTGTGAAATTGTTGATCCAAGTACATATTAATTGCGGAGAGGCAAGTTGACTTTTAAGTAATTAATTATGTACAGAAGGTAAGTTattaaaagtaaataataaatcaGTTATTTAATGAACATTTAAATTTCTTTAGTGGAAATTTGTGGTGTCAGTGCACCAACAGATGATGATAACTAGAAATAAATCATAACAGAGATTATCTGCATCAAGGTCACGGAACGTGCTGCAGCAATACCATCATACTGTATAGCCACAGTAGTATTGTGTGGTAGGACAAATGTCATTTGGACTCATATCTGATCAAATTTACATACAGTGAGTTTGAAGCTGGAATAATTTTGATAAATATCCTCATCCATCCAAAAcagaattaacaaaatatttgacAGCTGCACACCTCATTGGGTCAGATCTTCCTGAGGCGGGCGTCGGCCACATTGAGCATATAACTTGTTCGAACAAACTGATTTTTCAAACCACAGATATTCTAATGTCCCTATAGGTAGAAAGAGGAAGAACATAGAGATGAAACTGTGACTGTGAAACATAGAACAGTTAAGATTAGAAGCATCTACATGTTGATGTGCTGCATGTGTTACTGAACCTTCAGTTGATTTTGGGTGGGGTCTCAGCACATTCACTTTCTGCTTTTACATTACTGCTCGATTTCATCCATGGAGTcttacaattaaaaaataagcCAACAAGTGGCAGGAAAATTATTCCCtgtgctgttgtagctgctgttgGTATTTGTTTTAGTGACATAAATGACTCA
The window above is part of the Epinephelus moara isolate mb chromosome 5, YSFRI_EMoa_1.0, whole genome shotgun sequence genome. Proteins encoded here:
- the LOC126390809 gene encoding GTP-binding protein Rhes-like → MSLEVKEKTQVRLVFLGAAGVGKTALIQRFLQDTFEPKHRRTVEELHSKEYDIGGVKITVEILDTSGSYSFPAMRKLSIQNSDAFALVYAVDDPESLEAVKSLRDEILEIKEDKYTPIVVVGNKVDREEERQVSNEDVLSTVEMDWNNSYLEASAKENANVVEVFKELLQQANLPSRLSPALRRRRETFPKDTSFRPPMNKTNSCILS